The sequence ACAACATGAGTTAGAAAATAATGAAGAAACAAAAGCACGTGAACGGATAGAAGGATTACTACAAAGTACGAGTGGAAATCAAAGGTGGGAAATCATCAAGGATTTCATGATTGAGCCAACGGCTATTGGTCATTATCACGTGTATATTGGCTCATCAATGACCTCGATGAGCCATGATAGGACTAGTCCATTGTTTACTATAGAAGAAATCGTTCCTTATCTTCATGAATATATTTTACATGCACCGTTATCAGGGTATATACAAAGCGCAGCAGAAATATTAGCTTCGCATTACACACAGAACAATCAATATGAAAAAGCTGATCAAGCATTAGCTGCTGCCCAAAATCGTTATGGTTCTTCTACCTATGAATTTCAAAATCTATTGCTCAAAAGAGTGGAATTTGCAGAAAGAGCTGGAGAACCTGCTAAACTTCAGCAGATTATAACCTTTTTAAAAGAGCAAAAACTTGATGATCATTTGGAGGTTTTTTCACAAATTACTGAAGTTGAAGTGAAAGAAATGCTGCGAAACCAACAATATGAAGAAGCATATAACCGACTCACAAAGGACATTGAAAAGTTAGAGAAGGAATGGGATGAACAGACTTTTGAATCAGATGAAGAAATAGAGAATGACACCATGTTTCTGCATAGCAGCCCGTTTATCTCAGAGCTTATGTCTCTTAGAAATCACCTAGAAAAGACTCTCAACAATGGAAAAATCAATTTAACAACGATTAAAGGAAAAGTTGTGAAAAGTAACGGAGAACCTCTTGCAAACGTAGGTGTATTTTTACGTGATGAAAGAACTGCAAACATGAGCCCTAATCCAGACGATCCCTTTTACACCGTTACCAATCAAGATGGTCACTATGAGTTTAACGGAATTCTCCCTGGAAGCTATCAAATCCAACTAGGGCTCACCCTTCACCAAGTGGATGGATGGACGTGGCCGGTTGAAATGGATGAGTGGATTGATGTAAAAGGAGAAACGGAAATCATTGAAAACATCGAGTTTAGGCCATTAATCACCACCCATTCTCCTGTTGATTTTAAGGTGATCACCACTGATTCCCTAACGTTCGAGTGGAGCCCTGTAACGGACGCTGAATACTATGAATTAAGCCTTCAGGTTGAATATGATTCAGGTTCAATGGGAGTCCCTTTCCGCGGGAGAATCAAACAAACTAGCCTTGGTGTTCCCGTTGAAGATTTATATGCGAAAAGTGTAGGAATTGTACATGGTGGTGACCCGATCATGGAGACCATTCAGCCAGAAAGTTTATTAGCCTTTTCTAACACAAACGGTCGCTTTTCCTGGTATGTAACCGCTTATGATAAAAATGGAAATCTCCTGACGAGAAGTAATGGCTATCGTTTAAATGAAGAAACAATGGAAGGGATTCCTGTTTTCTATTTAAAAGAGAGAGCGATGACAAAAGCAGACTCTCTCGTTATGGAGCGTGACATCGAAGAAGCCCTACAACAATACAAACAGAATTATGAAAGCAATCCAAACGATCTTCATAGCCTACAAATGATTACAAGACTAATAGGGTTAGAGCAACAGGATTACGAGAAAGGTCTCAATAAGGCCTTACCGTATATGCTTCAGTTGGCAGAGCTTCAGCCTACTGAAGATACCCTATTCTCAGTAGTTAGCCATTATTATGATGAACAAAACTGGAAAGAATTTAATTCATGGTTCAAGCAATATCAAATGATTGTGAACGGAGAACCTTCTACGTATGTAAAATCCATTTATGCCACGGCCTTAATGAAACAGGGCCAACTTGAAGAAGCTCGAAATCTTTTTCAACAAGTCATGCAGGAAGACGCTAGCCATCGTTTTGTCGGGAATTGGATTGCTGTTGAAGTAGTACTCAATGGGAGCTACAAGGAAGCTCTTCACATCGCAGAGAACTATTCAGAACGCAGCTATACTCATCGAGATTGGAAACACATAATCTCTAATCTAGAAGATGAGCCAATAGAAGAAGTAAAAAAATCAATCCAAAGCTTTTTTGAAGGTAGCTTAGAGTTGGAATCTATTCAAAATGAAGATATCGCCACATTTATCAAGGCATTATCGGAAGTAAAATAAGCTAACACGGGGACGGTTCTAACGCTTCGATTATGAAGTACGAGAATCGTCCTTTTTCCTTTTTAAAAGAAGTAATTGTATGTTAGCCGAATATATTAAGATGAAGATACATGTTAGGAGGAGATTATGTATGGCAAAAGAAAGCTACATAGAAGTGGAACCAGGTGTGGAACTGTATGTTCTAGAGGCCGGAGAAGGAGAACCCATTGTATTTATTCCTGGCTTTACCTTTACAACAGAGGTGTTTCAAGAGCAACTTCGGCATTTCTCCAAAACACATCGCACCATTGTGATTGATCCAAGAAGTCATGGTAAATCGACGATCACCCTTCATGGAAATGAATATATTACACATGGTACTGATTTAGCTAAGGTGCTTGAAACGTTACAAGTGAAAAGTGCTACCCTTTTAGGATGGTCCTTTGGCTGTTTAACAGTATGGGAGTATATACGTCAGTTTGGTACAGACAACATCAAATCTCTAGTGATGGTCGACATGCCACCTAAATCCTTATCACTTCAAGAAGACCAAGACTGGGTAGAAGGTAAATTAGATGACCTTGCAGCTGCCTACAATACTTATTTACGTAATCCTAAAGGTCAACGAGATTTCATCAGTGCCTATGCAACTGGCGTCATGGTTCAGAGAGAATTAAAGGAAGAGGAGCTAAATTGGATTGTCCAGCAATCGTTACAAACGCCGTACTACATTGCTGCTAATCTGTTTTCTTCGGGATTATTCTGTGATTATCGTGAGGAAGCAAGAGTGGCAAGTGAATCTGTACCAACTCTAACGATCGTGGCAGAGCACTGGGGCGAGGTGGCAACTGCCTACCTCCAGAAGCTTGCGCCTCAAGGGAAAGTAAAAGTACTTGGTGGTCATATGATGTTTTGGGAGCATAGCGAAACGTTTAATGAAATAATTGAAGAGTTTTTGTCTGCTTGATTTGACATAATATGTTTCTCTCAAAAAAAGGGACTTCTCTGTCTCCCAAACGGGGTTCAGCCTAGTCCCTTTTCCAAACATCTGGGACAATGTACCTGTCCCCCTGTCCCACGACTAAGAATACAATAACGTCTGAGCAATCCCCACAAAGTACTCTGATTCACGAATGATATGATCAATGACCACTTTCGCAGTAGGATTATTCTTGATTGGTTCACTATTTTCTTTTAAATACTGACAAAATTTAATGAATTGCATACTTTCATCTAACAAGTATTTAACCAACTTTAGTACTTCCTGATATAAGGTTGGAGAAAGAGTTTGTCCGGAACGAATCACCGTTTCAATCCAGCGAACCACGGTTTGACGCGTGTTGGAAAGGACTTTTTCCCATTCTTTTAATGCTTCTACATATTCAGTTTCTAAGCCCTTTACGAGTTCACGGATCACCACCGTGTGCTCTTCCTCTTGATGCTTCCAAAATTCAGCTTCATCCAATATTCTTAATGGCATCTGATTTCCATAATAAAATTGCACATGACCACCCCCATCTTATTCCCTAAATAAGTATGGGGGTTGGCCTCAATTTAGAACTAGAGGGACATGGGGACAGGTCCCTTGTCCCAGAACCAAGGGACCGGTGCTCTTGCATCATTTCGAAGCAGAAGAACCAGCCCTTAGCTGATCTATTATGGCTTACTTGATACTTTCAGCAATCTTTATCATTTCTTCCTCTGTAAGTTTAGGTCCATCATGGTTGGTTCCATCAATAACAATTTTCCATTCGTCCGTTTGAAAATAAAGCGAGTATGAATCTTTCAATTCGTATATACCTAAAAGAGTACCTGATACTCCATTAATGTTCACTTTTTTTTCGATTACTGTCTCTTTTGTCGTATTAGCCGTAAACTCTGGTGTTACTTTAGGAAGATTGGTTGCAGATACCATATACAATCGGTCTTCTGTTCGTAGAGAATACATAAAAGATACAAATTCTCCCTTCTCGGTATTTACTGTATATTCTTTTAAGAGAGAGTCTTTTTCAGCGGCAAGCAGCTTTTCTGGGAAAGGAATATTCATCTGAAATTCTTCTTCTACTTCACCGATTGACTGAAAGGATGTAGAGGCATCTCCAGATCCCTTCCAAGTCCAACCAATATAAGTGAAGGCTTCACCTTCTTGGATATGATTAACACTAAAAAGCTGTTGAATCGTTGCCTGAACCGATGGTGAACTAAGTACTCCTATTGCGACTACAGATGCGATTGAGGCAGCTGCCAGTGGCTTTTTAAACTTCATATATTTTTTATTCTGTTGTTCAGAAATAGCTTTTTCAACCCCTAGCATTGCTCTTAAATGTAACTCGGCAGGAACCTCAATTTTCTCAAGCTCTCTTATAAAACTATTACTCATCTTATTTAACCTCCTTAAATTCTTTACGAAGTTTCTCTAACGAGCGATATAACACGGTCTTAGCGGTCCCAAGAGGAATATCTAGCATTTCTGAAATTTCTTTGAATGTATATCCGTGATAGAACCTTAGTAATAGTACAGTCTTCTCTTCTTCCATTAATGTATTAATCACATCTTTAAGTGATAGGGTTAAAGGAAGATCTTCGTCACTTGAACCCATAAACTCATCAAATTCAGGGGTTAATTGGATGACCTTCTTCTTCTTATTTAAAAGCTGAAGGGAACAGTTAATGACGATCTTGATCAGCCACGTTTTAAAGTACTCTGGCTTTTTTAATGTTTTTATTTTACTAAAACTCTGATAAGCTACCTCCTGAACAACATCCAACGCATCCTCTTTATTTTTCACATATAAAAAGGCCATTCGATAAATCTCAACTTCATATTGTTGGAAAAGCTCTAAAAAGGCGCTACCGTCCCCTTTTTGTGCTTTTTTAACTAACTGTATGATGGGTACTCATCCTCTCTTTGTATTGTCTTCCATCTATTAGATACACAAATATATAGTTTGGCTTGCCTGGATGAAACTTTTTTTAAAATAGCAGAAAGGGACGGTTCTCATGCTTCAACTGTTGAAGCAAAGAACCGTCCCTTTTGTTTCCTTAATAATAAGAGAGTCAGCATCATTTAGTTAGCATTTTCCATGATTTTCAGTCTTCTTACTTCTCTCTCTGCAGCACTCATTCTTGGGCAACTGTAGCATTTATCAGTTGAAGCCTCTGTTAAATAGTATAGACAACAAGACGGTTTCATTCGTTGGTGTGTTTCTGGATCTCGGGCACTTGGGATCATCTGAAATGTAATATCAAGTGGATTCTTACTAACGTTGGAAAGATTGGGTTCCATTTTCTTTGTAAGATAAGTAAAGTCATGTTGGAGATTGTACTTTTGTACATCCGAAATAGCTTCCTTCATATTTAAGTCATAACCAAAGTGAAGTCCAATGCATAGTTGACCCCATAACTCTCTAATTCTTACGCCCGTTTCTGATACGAAGGCTTGAAGTAATGGAAGGACGCTTTCGAAATAGATCTCCTTGATATTTCCCTCTATTTGTTCTCGGTTTTCACTTCGAATAGACGAATCTACTAACTTAAACACCAAGCCATAATGATCATGATTCCCATCATATAATAATTGAAGTTCTATATTAGATGGGCTCATGTCCACTTTATAGTTTAATGAATGGAAATAATGAAATCCCGCTAAAACCCATCCATAATATTTACAGAAGTAAGTAGCCGCTACCTGAGGTGTTAAGGCCCTTAGCTTATTACTATAAGTACTTACAAACTCTTTCATTTCCAAAGGATTCGTTAGATTTGATAGTGTAGTAGCGAATATCTTATTTGGATGGTCAGAGTATGTAATTGCAAAATTATATTCTAACTTTTTTTCGTCCATTATGTTCAATATTACTCCCCCTTACAGGCTTATTGGAAGCACTATTTATCACCATTAGTAGTCTAATATGTATGATTGATAATGAATATCATTTTCACTTTACGTTATAATATTAAAATAGTCAAATTTCCATGTCAATATTTCTTTAGCTTATAAAGCCAAAAAAAGAGGCAGAGACCGGTGATCTATTACCAGTTATCTACCTCAAATTCCGACTAGAACCAGGCTCCCATCTAACTGCAACCCTCTCATTCTTTACCAATCATTTGCACTATACTTCTATAGAAAAAAGGACGGTTCTTATGCTTATATTATAAAGCACGAGAACCGTTCCTCTGTTTTCTATTACCGGGACAGTAACTGTCCTTATGTCCTTAATTGGTTACTGGTTGTGGGACAGTGTACCTGTCCCTGTGTCCCACAACTTAAACCCTTCAATTTCCATATCCTCATCAACCTCAATCAATATACATTTCTTCCCGTTGTAATTGACTTGCTTGACGTACTTTAGATCTTGAGGACTGATGCTAATATTGGCGACTTTGGTGTTGATTTTAATCGATTTCGTTTTATAGTTTGGCATGATACTGCTAGCCTTGAGCTCATATCTCTCATCATCGACTACTTTTTGAAAGGCCATTTCTACCTTTTCAGTATTTACACCTTCGACTCCGCTCACTTTTAAGACACGCTCTACATCTTTGTAATCAAGCTGCGGCCCTTCCTCTTCAGCCTCTTCTATGACGCGGTTGATTTCTTCGTAAACATTAGAGAGAATCGTTGTATCGATGTTGTCTCCGGTTACTTCTCTCACAATTTCCTCAAAAATCTCTTTATTCTCTTTGGCCGTTGTGATTTCTTGGCTATTTAACACATGTTCGATGAAATGGTAATCCGGCTGATTCGGTTTTGATGCCGAATATAAAATATGGTTTACGTCTGCTGCATTGTCGATAAAGCAAGGAAATAAGAATCCAGCTACAGGTGAAGATAGATTAATAATCGGATCTACCACGACATTGTACTTAAATTCTCTTTCAACAAAATCAAATAATAGATTTTTTTTCGGTAACTCTGTTTGATTAATACTACAAAGAATAAACGAGTGCGAATACACCGTATTCATCACACTTTCGTCGTCTGCACCGTTACTTTCCTTCGTTGGCTTGAAGTATTCACCTTTAATAAAAGTGACAACCACATCCATCTCATATTGAGTGGTTGCAAACATTTTTTCAACAAGCTGGAGCATGTCTTCCTTCCAGTCTTCTGCATTCGAAGCT is a genomic window of Bacillus mesophilus containing:
- a CDS encoding DUF2935 domain-containing protein, encoding MQFYYGNQMPLRILDEAEFWKHQEEEHTVVIRELVKGLETEYVEALKEWEKVLSNTRQTVVRWIETVIRSGQTLSPTLYQEVLKLVKYLLDESMQFIKFCQYLKENSEPIKNNPTAKVVIDHIIRESEYFVGIAQTLLYS
- a CDS encoding DUF4367 domain-containing protein, which encodes MSNSFIRELEKIEVPAELHLRAMLGVEKAISEQQNKKYMKFKKPLAAASIASVVAIGVLSSPSVQATIQQLFSVNHIQEGEAFTYIGWTWKGSGDASTSFQSIGEVEEEFQMNIPFPEKLLAAEKDSLLKEYTVNTEKGEFVSFMYSLRTEDRLYMVSATNLPKVTPEFTANTTKETVIEKKVNINGVSGTLLGIYELKDSYSLYFQTDEWKIVIDGTNHDGPKLTEEEMIKIAESIK
- a CDS encoding DUF4317 domain-containing protein, whose amino-acid sequence is MNKKDVAAIRKQFKPDNDRLNITDIFNVYVIKESSDVLYQENRPFSMLDPDQQELFFNNFKKVLGGQLDEKLFQLKFQREAENHSQLILHKGLLASNAEDWKEDMLQLVEKMFATTQYEMDVVVTFIKGEYFKPTKESNGADDESVMNTVYSHSFILCSINQTELPKKNLLFDFVEREFKYNVVVDPIINLSSPVAGFLFPCFIDNAADVNHILYSASKPNQPDYHFIEHVLNSQEITTAKENKEIFEEIVREVTGDNIDTTILSNVYEEINRVIEEAEEEGPQLDYKDVERVLKVSGVEGVNTEKVEMAFQKVVDDERYELKASSIMPNYKTKSIKINTKVANISISPQDLKYVKQVNYNGKKCILIEVDEDMEIEGFKLWDTGTGTLSHNQ
- a CDS encoding (2Fe-2S)-binding protein produces the protein MDEKKLEYNFAITYSDHPNKIFATTLSNLTNPLEMKEFVSTYSNKLRALTPQVAATYFCKYYGWVLAGFHYFHSLNYKVDMSPSNIELQLLYDGNHDHYGLVFKLVDSSIRSENREQIEGNIKEIYFESVLPLLQAFVSETGVRIRELWGQLCIGLHFGYDLNMKEAISDVQKYNLQHDFTYLTKKMEPNLSNVSKNPLDITFQMIPSARDPETHQRMKPSCCLYYLTEASTDKCYSCPRMSAAEREVRRLKIMENAN
- a CDS encoding carboxypeptidase-like regulatory domain-containing protein, giving the protein MTIKIKVKYLVYFLLVLFAALPLFAFFIQPKIELTLAQHELENNEETKARERIEGLLQSTSGNQRWEIIKDFMIEPTAIGHYHVYIGSSMTSMSHDRTSPLFTIEEIVPYLHEYILHAPLSGYIQSAAEILASHYTQNNQYEKADQALAAAQNRYGSSTYEFQNLLLKRVEFAERAGEPAKLQQIITFLKEQKLDDHLEVFSQITEVEVKEMLRNQQYEEAYNRLTKDIEKLEKEWDEQTFESDEEIENDTMFLHSSPFISELMSLRNHLEKTLNNGKINLTTIKGKVVKSNGEPLANVGVFLRDERTANMSPNPDDPFYTVTNQDGHYEFNGILPGSYQIQLGLTLHQVDGWTWPVEMDEWIDVKGETEIIENIEFRPLITTHSPVDFKVITTDSLTFEWSPVTDAEYYELSLQVEYDSGSMGVPFRGRIKQTSLGVPVEDLYAKSVGIVHGGDPIMETIQPESLLAFSNTNGRFSWYVTAYDKNGNLLTRSNGYRLNEETMEGIPVFYLKERAMTKADSLVMERDIEEALQQYKQNYESNPNDLHSLQMITRLIGLEQQDYEKGLNKALPYMLQLAELQPTEDTLFSVVSHYYDEQNWKEFNSWFKQYQMIVNGEPSTYVKSIYATALMKQGQLEEARNLFQQVMQEDASHRFVGNWIAVEVVLNGSYKEALHIAENYSERSYTHRDWKHIISNLEDEPIEEVKKSIQSFFEGSLELESIQNEDIATFIKALSEVK
- a CDS encoding alpha/beta fold hydrolase, translating into MAKESYIEVEPGVELYVLEAGEGEPIVFIPGFTFTTEVFQEQLRHFSKTHRTIVIDPRSHGKSTITLHGNEYITHGTDLAKVLETLQVKSATLLGWSFGCLTVWEYIRQFGTDNIKSLVMVDMPPKSLSLQEDQDWVEGKLDDLAAAYNTYLRNPKGQRDFISAYATGVMVQRELKEEELNWIVQQSLQTPYYIAANLFSSGLFCDYREEARVASESVPTLTIVAEHWGEVATAYLQKLAPQGKVKVLGGHMMFWEHSETFNEIIEEFLSA
- a CDS encoding sigma-70 family RNA polymerase sigma factor; this encodes MAFLYVKNKEDALDVVQEVAYQSFSKIKTLKKPEYFKTWLIKIVINCSLQLLNKKKKVIQLTPEFDEFMGSSDEDLPLTLSLKDVINTLMEEEKTVLLLRFYHGYTFKEISEMLDIPLGTAKTVLYRSLEKLRKEFKEVK